Proteins encoded by one window of Dioscorea cayenensis subsp. rotundata cultivar TDr96_F1 chromosome 6, TDr96_F1_v2_PseudoChromosome.rev07_lg8_w22 25.fasta, whole genome shotgun sequence:
- the LOC120263395 gene encoding uncharacterized protein LOC120263395 isoform X1 — MADSNPALPSSDQALTTEERNDPKLIGLEIKISPDEKKEDLQEIGAKFAELNESQSELLSRLQKLRDDMKNWSITLDKQVATYKDELKTMKESLNSELDQLRSGFKELRTTLQKQQEDVSDSLRNLGQMEDPSEHSKRTGTHDANEAQSSPAENSK; from the exons ATGGCGGATTCCAACCCAGCTTTGCCATCCTCAGATCAG GCCCTTACCACTGAGGAAAGGAATGATCCGAAGTTGATCGGTTTGGAGATCAAG ATTAGTCCTGATGAGAAGAAGGAGGATCTGCAAGAGATTGGAGCGAAGTTTGCA GAATTGAATGAATCGCAATCCGAGCTATTAAGCAGACTTCAAAAGCTTAGAGAT GATATGAAAAACTGGAGTATAACACTTGATAAACAAGTTGCAACCTACAAAGAT GAGCTTAAAACAATGAAGGAGTCACTCAATAGTGAATTGGATCAACTAAGATCA GGATTCAAGGAACTCAGGACCACCCTTCAGAAGCAACAAGAGGATGTCAGTGATAGTCTAAGAAACTTGGGG CAGATGGAGGATCCGTCTGAACATTCTAAAAGGACTGGAACTCATGATGCCAATGAAGCACAAAGTTCACCTGCAGAGAACTCCAAATAA
- the LOC120263395 gene encoding uncharacterized protein LOC120263395 isoform X2 gives MADSNPALPSSDQALTTEERNDPKLIGLEIKISPDEKKEDLQEIGAKFAELNESQSELLSRLQKLRDDMKNWSITLDKQVATYKDELKTMKESLNSELDQLRSGFKELRTTLQKQQEDVSDSLRNLGMEDPSEHSKRTGTHDANEAQSSPAENSK, from the exons ATGGCGGATTCCAACCCAGCTTTGCCATCCTCAGATCAG GCCCTTACCACTGAGGAAAGGAATGATCCGAAGTTGATCGGTTTGGAGATCAAG ATTAGTCCTGATGAGAAGAAGGAGGATCTGCAAGAGATTGGAGCGAAGTTTGCA GAATTGAATGAATCGCAATCCGAGCTATTAAGCAGACTTCAAAAGCTTAGAGAT GATATGAAAAACTGGAGTATAACACTTGATAAACAAGTTGCAACCTACAAAGAT GAGCTTAAAACAATGAAGGAGTCACTCAATAGTGAATTGGATCAACTAAGATCA GGATTCAAGGAACTCAGGACCACCCTTCAGAAGCAACAAGAGGATGTCAGTGATAGTCTAAGAAACTTGGGG ATGGAGGATCCGTCTGAACATTCTAAAAGGACTGGAACTCATGATGCCAATGAAGCACAAAGTTCACCTGCAGAGAACTCCAAATAA
- the LOC120263524 gene encoding heavy metal-associated isoprenylated plant protein 36, with amino-acid sequence MATTPSPTNGEATEPLKYQTLILKVSIHCEGCKKQVKKALQNIDGVYKTTIDSQLHKVTVTGNVSAETLIKKLFKTGKHAELWPQIKLNNTNNNNQNSTPNSNNNNNNNNNNNNKNGGNGGGGGGGGGKKNKSKNKNEDTELNENTNEDASKPPKKSNKITGETPTNTEDSGNSKPKKKNQKEPETNVNTGTATGEQGVLENAQKVSVGNGGMSLPIYLPPPPPPAAAAPPPPAYVMSYNTMHPSASYGAAAYYPMPVQHNGYVFSGGYYAQPPPPPPLMISSPAMTPETYHQVYDEDNASVCSIM; translated from the exons atgGCAACCACACCTTCACCAACAAATGGAGAAGCAACAGAACCACTCAAATACCAG ACTCTGATTTTGAAGGTCTCAATACACTGTGAAGGTTGCAAGAAACAAGTCAAGAAAGCTCTTCAAAACATTGATG GTGTTTACAAAACCACTATAGACTCTCAACTACACAAAGTCACTGTCACTGGCAATGTTTCTGCTGAAACTCTTATAAAAAAGCTCTTCAAAACTGGCAAACATGCAGAGTTATGGCCTCAAATCAAGctcaacaacaccaacaacaacaaccaaaactCTACTCCAaactccaacaacaacaacaacaataacaataacaataacaacaagaatGGTGgtaatggtggtggtggtggtggtggtggtgggaagaagaacaagagcaagAACAAGAATGAAGACACAGAgttgaatgaaaacacaaatgaaGATGCTTCAAAACCACCAAAGAAGTCCAACAAGATCACCGGAGAAACACCAACCAACACCGAAGATTCCGGCAACTCAAAACCGAAGAAAAAGAATCAGAAAGAGCCCGAGACCAATGTCAATACCGGCACTGCCACCGGAGAACAAGGAGTTCTTGAAAATGCACAGAAAGTTAGTGTTGGCAATGGAGGAATGAGTTTGCCAATATActtaccaccaccaccaccaccagcggCGGCGGCGCCGCCACCTCCGGCGTATGTAATGAGCTATAATACAATGCATCCAAGTGCTAGTTATGGTGCAGCAGCATATTATCCAATGCCAGTGCAACACAATGGGTATGTTTTCTCCGGTGGTTACTATGcacaaccaccaccaccaccgccgcTAATGATCTCTTCTCCGGCGATGACACCGGAAACATATCACCAAGTTTATGATGAAGACAATGCAAGTGTTTGCAGTATCATGTGA
- the LOC120263523 gene encoding LOW QUALITY PROTEIN: probable protein phosphatase 2C 40 (The sequence of the model RefSeq protein was modified relative to this genomic sequence to represent the inferred CDS: inserted 2 bases in 1 codon) codes for MLNKLLSDADGQFNVSFGYQCTVNEGHPNNGFGDASFEGLGKMKKITRKSSFSLLTCAAVSANCTLANTNICHGLIGAGLLPCLDSPKTFRKVPSSPSLSSSDILSSSLQYNGCLSSQSDCSEWNLNALKADKCXPARSHGFLNAREVQLAGGAAGEDRVQAFCSEENGWLCCAIYDGFNGRDAADFLAGTLYENIGLHLNVLNSQLKHGIETDGLFEYEDIGLAEEMPSIHSSMNDLTITKCIKKAPFDSYKDGVLDCLQHALAQAESDFLYMVKQEMDDRPDLVSIGSCVLVALLHQQDLFILSLGDSRAVLATIGDAENYNNEVLEAIQLTECHSVDNEIERMRVISEHPDDPKTIVNGKVKGKLKLTRAFGVGYLKKKNMNEALMGILRVSNLSSPPYISVEPSLKFHRVSTGDRFVLMASDGLFDFFSNAEAVELVSSFVISSPLGNPAEFIVEQLVLRASKKAGFTLEELMRVPSGMRRKYHDDVTVMVILLGGQQRMSTASTY; via the exons ATGTTGAACAAACTGCTCTCAGATGCTGATGGGCAATTTAATGTTAGTTTTGGCTACCAATGCACTGTGAATGAAGGACATCCGAATAATGGTTTCGGAGATGCATCATTTGAAGGACTgggaaaaatgaagaagattaCAAGAAAGAGCTCATTTTCTTTGCTAACTTGTGCTGCTGTGAGTGCTAATTGCACTCTAGCAAACACAAATATTTGCCATGGTCTTATAGGAGCAGGATTATTGCCTTGTTTGGATTCGCCGAAGACGTTCAGGAAAGTACCGTCTTCGCCATCACTATCAAGTTCAGATATATTATCATCTTCTTTGCAGTATAATGGATGCCTATCTTCTCAGAGTGATTGTTCAGAATGGAATCTGAATGCTTTAAAAGCCGACAAGTG TCCTGCAAGAAGTCATGGTTTTCTCAATGCGAGGGAAGTGCAATTGGCTGGTGGAGCAGCTGGTGAAGATAGAGTTCAAGCCTTTTGTTCTGAAGAAAATGGATGGCTTTGTTGCGCAATATATGATGGATTCAATGGAAGAGACGCCGCTGATTTTCTAGCCGGAACTTTATATGAGAATATTGGATTGCATTTGAATGTGTTGAATTCACAGTTGAAGCATGGCATTGAGACAGATGGGTTATTTGAATATGAAGATATTGGTCTTGCTGAAGAGATGCCCTCAATTCATAGCTCTATGAATGACTTGACAATTACAAAGTGTATAAAAAAAGCGCCATTTGATTCTTACAAGGATGGTGTTCTTGATTGTCTCCAACATGCTCTTGCACAGGCTGAAAGTGATTTCCTTTACATGGTCAAGCAAGAAATGGATGATCGTCCTGATTTAGTTTCGATCGGTTCTTGTGTTCTGGTTGCGCTCCTTCATCAACAGGACCTTTTTATTCTCAGCTTAGGTGATAGCAGAGCTGTATTAGCAACAATTGGAGATGCTGAGAACTATAACAATGAAGTATTGGAAGCTATCCAACTCACTGAATGCCACTCTGTTGATAATGAAATTGAACGAATGCGAGTTATATCTGAACACCCTGATGATCCTAAAACAATTGTAAATGGAAAGGTGAAAGGAAAGTTGAAGCTAACTCGGGCATTTGGAGTAGGTTATCTGAAGAAG AAGAACATGAATGAAGCTCTTATGGGAATTCTTCGAGTTTCAAACCTCTCAAGCCCTCCTTATATTTCTGTTGAACCGTCACTCAAATTCCATAGAGTTTCAACCGGCGATCGCTTTGTGTTAATGGCTAGTGATGGCCTATTTGACTTTTTCAGCAATGCAGAAGCTGTAGAACTTGTTAGTTCCTTTGTCATAAGTAGTCCATTAGGTAATCCTGCGGAGTTTATAGTGGAGCAACTCGTATTAAGAGCATCTAAAAAAGCAG GTTTTACTTTGGAAGAACTTATGAGGGTGCCCTCTGGAATGAGAAGAAAGTATCACGATGATGTAACAGTTATGGTGATCCTCCTAGGAGGTCAACAGAGGATGTCAACTGCATCGacatattaa